TTTCTGTTCAATTCGCATCATGCATATTGTGCATAAAGTATAGTCATTATTTTCAGAATGTGTGGAAGATCGGGAACAGGAAGGGGCAGGTGAGGAGCAGCactgggaggaagaagaggaaattaggGGGTGGAATTGAGAAGGATTGTGGGTGGGAAGAAGAAACTCAAGGTTTCGGGTTCTGAGGTTGGTGAATTGGGTGAGGTAATGTGTTGGGATTTTAGCCTCTGTGTTCACCATTGTTTATACTTTCTTACGTTGCTTTTGCAAATGGTCATCATGTGCTGAGTCTCGACAAAGTAGTATTAGTAAGCATCTTTCTCTCGCCACTCTCTCTTTGTTTATGTGGTTTCATAACATTTACTTTTATTGAtatcttaaaaatatttatcttgtGATAcgtatttttttaacttttgtaatTACCAAGTAAATGCAAATGCAACATTTGATTGACATTATGTAAAAGTTTAAGAAGTATTAGTGTCTCACTCCTATGCTTAAACGGTCAAGAGAAAATGAGTGATCAATGTAGTGACTCCCTCTAAATGTTACTATAACAATTTTATGTCCACTATGTAGTGTTTGATTTAGAGGCATGGTTATTTTGCACCACTTGGCCTGAAAGTGTACGGTTGACAAACCTGTCAGTGTAGTCTCACCAAGATGCTAGTAGTTAAAAAATCTCTTTCGTTTAGAGGTTTGCCTACGACGAGAATTGCGATTATGACCTCGTAAAAGATAAATGTCTCCGTTATCATTATGTCAATTACTTCAATGGAAAAATGctatttattataaaattaaaatcattaTCGTAATTATGAATAAAGCTAGTCATTTATATAAACAGTGTAGTATTCATATGGGTAAGTTATTGATCATGTACAAATATTAAATTAGTATTtcgtttgtttcgtgaaaaataaataaattgtaaaaatatattcttgaaaaatgattgtttatatccTTGCAAAATGTATAGATATACATTATTatcaaaaatgaatattttttattaaatttttttttcaagggatATAATTATTTTCGTCATTTTATTTAGGTGCGATACGATGAGACCACGTTGATGGTCGGAGAAAAAGGTCCCGCTCAAagttctggaaaaaaaaaaaaaaaagaaaaaaagcgcCATTAGCTCTACGCCTCTCATCATCTCCATCCATCCTTCATTCTGCTACCGGGAAACGCACTGTGCAGAGAGCTGTAATcgactgctctctctctcttctctctcgctcgaGCTGATGTTGACGAGCCCTCGACCTCCCGCTTTCTTTCTCCACTCGCAGCGCTCCGCCACCTTCTCTTCCCCCAAGTCGTCCCCTTTGCTGGCTTCGAGTGAACCGTCGGGAATCGGATTGAGGGCGCCATCTCTTCACGTGCAATGCCGCCGCGTCATCTCGTCACCTAACGTCGAGTTCGAACCGGGTGAGTGGCTCTCAGAGACAATTCATCAAACGGTTGATGTCCATGAACgcaatttgaaatatttgatcgAACTCCTCGTTAAAAGTCTTGCCTTTTCAGGGGCGTTGGATGTGTTGTTTCAAGAACTCGGGCTCAACGAGAGAGAGACCGAATCTCTCTTGACCAGGGACCCGGATTTGAGGCTGAAGTCTATCGGTTCGTTGCGGGCTCGCGTCGCCTCTTTGAAATCGGTCGGAATCAGTGGCCTTGAGCTCTGCCATTTGGTTGTGAAATGCCCTTCTGTGTTGGCAGCAGGTGAAATCGATCCCTTTATACTCTTCGTGCGCGACCAATTAGATGGAAAGGTTGACCCAATGCAGCTTAAGCGTCTCTTTATGTCAACTGAGCCGCGATTCCTAGCTGGATTTGAGGAAAAAGTTAATTTGCTGACTGACAGTGGGATTCCTAGAGAAAAGATTGTTCATGTTCTCAACAATGTGAATTTAACGAAGGCTTTGTCTCTTAAGccgtttgaagaaattgaaaggcTCCTTAATTTCTTGAGCCGCTATGGTGGGGTTGATTTGATCGTGAGGCATCCCCCCATTCTTAACTTCGATATGGATACCCATTTGATTCCGAGAGTGGAGTTTCTCCTAGAACTTAGCGGAGGAGATGAGGATGCAACCGGGGCAGTGTTGCGCAAACTGCCTACCTTTTTGAAATACCGTGTGGAACACTTGGAAAGCCATGTAGAGTTCTTGAGGTCATTTGCGGGATTAGATGATCAAGAAATATTCAGGATCATTCTTGTGTTTCCTAACATTGTTAGTGCGAGCAGGGAGAGGAAATTGCGTCCCAGAATTAGCTTTCTCAAAGAATGTGGACTCAACTCCAATGAGATTTTCAAGTTCTTGACAAAAGCTCCTTTGTTTTTGGGTCTATCTTTTGAGGGCAACATTGCTTATAAGCTGGGTTTTTTGGTGAAGATTGGTTACAAGTACAGAACAAAGGAATTTGCAGTTGCAATAGGCGCTGTGACTAGGGCAAGTTGTGAGAATATGCAGAAGGTGATTGAGCTCTTCTTGAGTTATGGGTTTTCTTGTGAAGATGTGCTTCTCATGAGTAGGAAGCATCCTCAGATACTTCAATACAATCCTGATTCTCTGGAGGAGAAAGTGGAATATTTGGTGGGGGAGATGGGACGTGACCTTGAAAAGCTATTGGATTTCCCTGCATTTCTTGGTTACAAACTCGACAGTAGAATCAAGCATAGGTAtgaggtgaagaagaagattatagGTGAAGGGATGTCGATCAACAAGCTGCTTAATGTTTCGTTTGAGAGATTTGCAAAGAAGAAGGTAGAAAAGTTGGTGCACAAACCTAAAAATTAGGGGTTGCTCAATTTCATCAGCAGAAGTTCATGgcaaaattgatggaaattgcaTAGTTACTGAGTATTCTCAAAGCTTCATTAGTCGAAGGCTTTTGGTTTTTTCAGGCGAAATTCTGGCTTTGACTTCCTTAGGTGAAGATAGAAAGTCATATTTTTCATCCCTAAACCTGCAAAGCCATTATTAAGTTCGAAGAAAATGGTCGATACCCAGTTGAATGAAATGACTGAGTATGCTTTATTTTAAGGTTAAAGCAACAAGAAAAGTGGCTGATCTTTGTATTTGTGTAACTGTCATTTACAAAGGAATCACCCTTTTGATCGCAATGTTTCTTTGGTTGCTCCCACATTTTTCTGTTCTTAGTCCTGAAATCTTTAAAAACGTGATTTGACATTGAAAATAATCTTGTCAATGTGCATGAGGCATCAAGACATGGTTGCCCTTGTTATGCAATAGATTTCCTAATCGGGATTGTCAAAATCAATAAGTTAACTTGATTGCAAGGCATCTTTGATGAGGACAGTCATTTCACCTGTAGAAATTGCAACAaataattgagtgttaattctGTTGTCTCTGTTTGTGCTTTGATTAAATTACATTCTGTAAATTATTACGACTGTTAGTTCAGGATTATCTCACAGGACTTTATGATCATCAACAAAACCGAGGATCTATTATCCTCAAGAGATCTGCAAAGTTGTGGCATTTATGCATAATAGGTGCCATTGGCAACTTCATTCTTTCTCCCATGCAACATGAGGTTACACTTTGGAATGGTGAATTCCAAGACACCTTAAGATGAATAGCCATACTGCTTCGATGGTGGAATATAACCATGGCAAGGTAAGAATTCCTATATCTGCGAGATTGTAGTAATCATTGAGTTATGCAAATTCATCATATTCAGGTCTGAACATTGGTATTCTTAGTATGTGGCCTCATTCTATGGCGTTTCTTAAGTTTTATCCTATGTTTGGTAATCCTGCATTGAATTTCCACATTCTATAAATAAATGTCAATGGAGAAgaaatatgaacaaactatTCCCATAGATGCTGACAAGGTTTCATGGTATCACGTCAAAACTAATACATTATTTCCTGATATGaacaaaaactaattttgaaaagtttgaattttctGTGAGAGTGAattggaggaaaaaggaaaaaaatttcttcacccacctcctttttcctctttcctccctCTCCCAAACAAAGCATTAAAATAGTATCAAAAGATCATGACCCACTCATGTGtaaaaaagtcaaattgatCAGATAACTTACTTGAAATTTCTGGATAATAGATGGGGTGTGAATCCTTTTATGCTCATGGCACTGTGACTAGGACAAGTTGTGAGAATATGCAGAAGGTGATTGAGCTCTTCTAGAGTTATGAGTTTTCCTATGAAGACGTGCTTCTCATGAGTAAGAAGCATCCTCAGATACTTCAATACAATCCTGATTCTCTGGAGGAGTAAGTGCAGTACTTGGTAGGGTGGATTGGACACGGCCTTGACGAGCAATTAGATTTCCCTGCATTCCTTGATCACAAACTCGACAGTGGAATTAAGCACAGGTAccaggggaagaagaagattatagGTAAGGTGAAGGAATGTCACTCAACAAGCTGCTTTGTGTTTCATCTGAGAGATTTGCAGAGAAACTTGAAGAGCTGGCGCACAAAGCCTAAAAAGTAAAAGGTTGCTAAGTTTCATCCGCAGAAGTTCATGGCCAAAGTGATGGAAATTGTACTGAATTTTCTCAAAGCTTTACAATTTCAAGGTTTTGCTGTTTTATTTTTCCCAGGGTAAAATTCTGGCTGGGACTTCCTTAGGTGAAGATAGAAAGTCATTATTTCATCCCTAAACTTGCAAAGCCATCATGGTTGATACCCAGTTGTTAGAAATGACTGAGTATTCTCAATTTGAATGTTAAGCAACAAGAAAAGTGGCTCATCTTTGTATTTGTGTAATTGTCGATTCTAATGGAATCCACCTTTTAATTGATGGCAATATTTCTTTGGTTGTTCTCACATTTTTC
The sequence above is drawn from the Eucalyptus grandis isolate ANBG69807.140 chromosome 11, ASM1654582v1, whole genome shotgun sequence genome and encodes:
- the LOC108956383 gene encoding transcription termination factor MTERF8, chloroplastic-like, translated to MLTSPRPPAFFLHSQRSATFSSPKSSPLLASSEPSGIGLRAPSLHVQCRRVISSPNVEFEPGALDVLFQELGLNERETESLLTRDPDLRLKSIGSLRARVASLKSVGISGLELCHLVVKCPSVLAAGEIDPFILFVRDQLDGKVDPMQLKRLFMSTEPRFLAGFEEKVNLLTDSGIPREKIVHVLNNVNLTKALSLKPFEEIERLLNFLSRYGGVDLIVRHPPILNFDMDTHLIPRVEFLLELSGGDEDATGAVLRKLPTFLKYRVEHLESHVEFLRSFAGLDDQEIFRIILVFPNIVSASRERKLRPRISFLKECGLNSNEIFKFLTKAPLFLGLSFEGNIAYKLGFLVKIGYKYRTKEFAVAIGAVTRASCENMQKVIELFLSYGFSCEDVLLMSRKHPQILQYNPDSLEEKVEYLVGEMGRDLEKLLDFPAFLGYKLDSRIKHRYEVKKKIIGEGMSINKLLNVSFERFAKKKVEKLVHKPKN